Below is a genomic region from Oscarella lobularis chromosome 14, ooOscLobu1.1, whole genome shotgun sequence.
ggaggtccagacgcttcgcaaCCCAGCCGACCCTCACCAACGGCATGAATTGCATCAGAACCCACCATAAGTGAGCCTCCGAGGTTCGTTGCCCCCTCAGGAGACGGCTATACCCACCGCCGAAGAGGCCCGCAAGTAATGTGCTCGACGTGGAGGAGAGCCGgccaacgtcgacgctgtCCCATTTTACACTGTAGAATAAATCTACGGTGAAACGGAGCGAGTTGAAGCGCTCCACCGTCGAAAAGACGGCGGAACTCCGATCCGGAAGCCCCTAGAGGTCTTAGGGTTGCGCCACTAATCACTTCCAGATCGTTGCTCCAGGACGATTGCGTCGGTCAAATCGACGGCCCCTCTGGCTCCCTGTCTTCCAACGACTCACAGAGCATACGAGCGAGTTCTCAAGCGGCGGGGTTACGTAAAGAGGGAGAGCATCGTGCACGACATCATGTAGCTCGTGCACGAACGATGACGCGGACTCTTCTCTCATTGGATGATGGGTGTGCGTAATTAACCGCAACGATGTCACGAGAGACAGCGTTGCTTTCTGCACCTCTACGCGCAACCAAAAAAGGTAATAATAGGAGTGATCGTGCGCGTGCAGCGTTTGTCccaaaaaaaggagaaaaagagacgaacacgtgcacgcgtgcaTGGTATAGCcggatgtgacgtcaacgttttcgttcacgttgacgaaacgcgacgaaaacgcgaccaAGCGCGACcaaaaacgttcaaacgctttcgatcgagttggctttttgaaaagaacgcggcgaactcgatcgatTCTAGAGGATTCGCGAAATATTGAGCCGTACACGCTATATATATTTTAGTTCTGGGAGCACAGTCGATAGAAAGAGCACAATTACGCTGTATTTGCTCGTGGGAATGGAAAGGAACGCGTTCTCTCACGTGCATTTCGCTGCAGGAATCGCTTCGAATGCGTGAACGCACTGCCCGAGGCACTGCATGGGACGACGCTTTCAGGTCATTTCGAATATTTCTTGGTAGCGGATACGTGATCGATTGTCCAGAATGCATGGAAATCGAACAgtcgagagaagagaatcgaaAAAGGAGGGCGAGAGATCGAGAACCATGACCAGTGGCGGATCCAGGGGTGGGGGGGGGTCCATGGGGTCCATGGACCCCCCCTTtaagcaaaaaaaaaatttttttcaaagtaAAATTGAAGTAAACGCAGTGATTTTGTATGTGGGAAGCCACTTAAGATTaaggttagggttagggaGAGGAGATTTAGCCGATGAAAGTTAATTAGACACCTCATCGTGCTTGCTGACTGGTCTAAGGCAACGCCCTGATGAAAATATCTCGTGAAATTTGCAAAAAAGTTTAACTGACAACATTTTTGCAGATTtgcgcgagaaaaatgaaacTGTGTAGATGTTAAAATGCAACGAAAATGCGCcaatgtgggcgtggtcggtAAAAATTTTTGGCGCGCGCAACCTCTCTCATGGACCCCCCGTTGCTCGAATCCTAGATCCGCCACtgatgacgtacgtcgaTCGGGACCATCGACAAATGACATTGCGAACAATCTATCGGCTTGGGAATAGGAGATCTTGTAAGAGACCGTACCGTACACGAATCCATCAATCTCTGAATCCATCGCGGatcagtgacgtcatgtgGGGAATGTCACACGCGCGCATGCTCAAAGTTCTTGCCGGATCCTCTCGCATTCTTGGATGGAGACACTGAAGGATCTCGTTGCATTAGTTGCCGGCGGTGCTGGAGTTATTGGTTCGGCGACCGTGCGTGCTTTCCTCGCGCTTGGGGCGACCGTCGTCGTGCCTTCGCGTCCGCAACAACGACTAGACGATCTCATCGCCGCTGTGCACGAAAGTAGGTATCTTAAAGCGAAGTTTGCGATTATTAGCGTTGAGCCTTCTCCGCGAGAGCGCATAGTAGAGAGGGTCGTATGTggatcacgtgacgtcatctaaCATAGCAGTGTCCGTGTTCTCACGTGTTCTCTTGTAGATGAGAGGTCTCGTTTGCTCACTTTGGTAGCTTCAGCTGGAACTACACACGGCGTTGATCAAATAGTcaaatttctcgacgaaaagaaTCTTAAAGTGAATCACGTGGTCAGCTCATTGGGCGGTTTTTGGATGAAAGGCCAGACAATAGGCCAACCGGTGTCTGAATGGGATGAAGTGTGTAAGTTGAGCAAGgtcacgaaaaaaatttataatttctttttgtatgTATGAATAAAAGTTGAAAGCGGATCTCGATCTCACTTCATCTTCAGCTCGCAACTTCTCCCACAAATTGCCGATACAGAGGGTGCCACGTATACATACGTAACCGGTCGAGGGGGTGAACCTATGTTCATGAAGTCCGTTGGACTTGTGGGCATCAACCAAGGGGCCATGTACGGCCTTATCGTGGTCGCTCGCGAAGAGATGAAAGAGAAGCCGGTTCGTGTCAATGAATTTCGTCTCGGTCTTCTCGTCACGAAGGAAAATCGTGAGTTGGCTGATGAATGCGGAAGGGTTGTCGCTGGTCTGGCTACTCCGAAGGGACTCGCCGTTGAGGAGGAGTTCGTTCGCATTGCCAAGAGGGAAGATCTGGCTACGTGGCATCGAAAACTCTATTAGTTGTGATTGATTATTTGCTGTTCAATTGTTTTGTGTTCGTGTGTCTTTTGtatcctttctctttttcgtgTCATGTGATTTGTAATACATTATGCTCTGTTAGCTCGGTTATCACCGCCATCACGAGAAGCACGTGGAttccttcgtcgacttttatACGTCTCCTCGAATAGCCAATATGAATAAAACACTTCGTGATCCCACTAAGCCGTGTTTTCGACCTAGAAAACGATTCGCTTGGCCTCGAAGAACGCTTGATACGGGGTTGTAGAAAGGTTATCCGGGAGTCATCAATTTCGTTAGTTTTCTGAGCCTTTTGAGGCCTTTCGCTTCTGTTTCGAGGTTTATTCGGGCGTTTTTAGTGGTAAGAGCATGTTTAGGAAACTCGAAAGAGGGTATACGATTGTCCAGAATGCGCATAGAAATCGAACAGTCGAGAGAGGAGAATCGAGACGAGCGCGCTAAGGTTCAAGATGGAGGGCGACGGAACTTAGTCGTCTTTTCCCTTCGTTTGCAGGTCAGATAGTTACTATCTTCCGAGCGCGCCATTCGTGTGACTCTCCTATCGCTAGATGTCTTTTCGACGTGTTTGCATGACGCAATGGCGGCGAATGGGTCGACTAAATGTACGAAAGGCGGAAACCATGTCAGAAAAGCCTTAACACTAAATTTCTCTTTGAGAACAGTTTTCCTAAGGTATTGAATGCTAGAAAGCAGCTCGAAGTGCAGCAGTTGGCGATACTGTAGTGTATTCAGCATAACTTCTGTTTCTGGGTAAAATTTCGACGCTCTCTACGTCAGAATAGgccattttcttttccagGACATCAATGTCGtgaacggcggcggaaaaaattttttcaacgaTTTTTATCAATGTATAGtccagaaaaaaattgtttaaTAATTTTGCTAGTAGAtctcaatttcttttgaaggcTCGAAGGTCCTGCTCTTTAAAAGtcctttaataaataatgacGAGCGTTCTTTGGGGCTTCCAACTCGTCAGCCGCAAAtctctttttcagatgaagTCGGTATGCTTTACCGTGTTCGTCTGTGTGTGGTTGCATTAGGTTCCAGCAGATGGAGCTGTAGTACTTCAGGCTTTATTGAATCCATATAtcgagttttctttctagacGTTTTTCCTGCAGGAACAGGATAACGCTTTATGAAAAATTATGTAGTCGTCCTTGAAAAACGTTTCATCGTTGAACAGCGTAAGGTGACGTTTGGATTTCAATAGCCAGGCAGCTTTCAACAGCTAAAGTAGCACTTATAAGACAACCACGTTTTAGCGCACTTTCTCCGTTTCGCTAAGATCTCACAATTACCAGCAATGTACTGTTTTTTTAGGACTTGCAGTTGGCTCTTAACAACGAGATAGTAAGAGAGCACCTAGCGCTGCAAATGTAGCATGCTGAGAAGCGATGCGTTAACTTCAGAAAATGAGATACGGGAATAGGTAGTATGGATTTAGTCGCCGAGTAACTCGGACGTGTAATACTTCCTTCCTAACACGCCCCATAACACCCCCACACTTCCTACGGAGATTTCTATTATAGGTTAGTTCCGGTAGGCGGATTTTGAAAGCCAGCCTAATCCGCTCTTCTCGTTTGATTCTTTCTCGTTTATGGACGTTGACGCTCTCAAGGTGGCAATAGTTCTGTTGCAACTTTTTTGCTACAACGGTTTGTAGGTCATTGCAATGTTAAACAGTGGGTGAGTCCCCGTTTTCGTAGAAGGCAAAAGCGTCGTTCTTTACGTGCGAGCGAAAGGCGACGGCTTTGACGCATATCCAAAGAGTGGCAGTGTTGCCACAAACACGTCTCTCACATTCTTCTGCAACCGAACAAATGAAACCGATTTCCAGGCTTCTTGGCTTGCTTTCTTTCCGAAGAGGTCCCCTTCCGTCATTGATTTGACCAAAATCAAACCCGAAGTAGGATTTTACGTGGGCAAGAACTACCTTCAAGTGAAAACGTGGGACGAAGCGTCGCCACACTCCCCAACCAAAATTGCCTGCAGTAAAGGCGGTGACAACGCCAGTAACAAGACCGTAGGGCACAGCAGCTGGGTGACTTTGACTACCGAAGGTGAAACAGGTGAATAATGATTTTCGCTACCATACTTTGCTTTAGAAAACAATTGTTTCTACGACGAATCTAAAACTAACGTGTCATTAACGCTTCGCTTTCATTCTGCATATTGCAGAGTGACTGGTGCTGTAGTGTATATTCTGCGCCAACGGCCAGCCGGATCTGAAGATCCATGGACGACCATTGCGGAGATTTACGATGCATCAGTCACTTTTCCTAATGTCCAGACAGCTGCAGACCTTCAGCCAATGACAGTTTACGTCTTTCAATGGGCCTACGTTAAACCAACGGGTGTTCAAGGGCATACCTACGAGACAACCATTGAAACCTATCCAAACGGTTTAAAATAGTTACACTGTACAATTTCATTGCGGTATTCTATTTCTGGTAGCTCCAAGGTCCGCTCCTGCTTGGGTGGGCTTCTACTTCACTGTACGCAATGATCACTTCTATGGTGATGATAGTTATACCAATCTGACGGTTGTTTTTTGGGATGCTAACAGCTGTGAGAATGGGACTTGTCATAACGAGGCGGACAAAATTCTTTCGAACAgagtcgatttctttccgGTTTCTGGTGGAGGTTTACAGAGTTCAGTAGAATCCTTCACTTCTTACGCCGAATACAAAAACCAGTCTTCCAACGGGCAGTATGTATTGTTCGGCCGAAATTGGGGTCCATACCCGTCAGCGAAAATTTCCCTGGACGTCAGCATTTCAAAACAAATTCCTAATTCAAGTACTGTAGTATCAACTCTCGCGTTGTTCCTGCATGTTTGATATCCCGTTCTTTT
It encodes:
- the LOC136195106 gene encoding dehydrogenase/reductase SDR family member 2, mitochondrial-like, with amino-acid sequence METLKDLVALVAGGAGVIGSATVRAFLALGATVVVPSRPQQRLDDLIAAVHENERSRLLTLVASAGTTHGVDQIVKFLDEKNLKVNHVVSSLGGFWMKGQTIGQPVSEWDEVFESGSRSHFIFSSQLLPQIADTEGATYTYVTGRGGEPMFMKSVGLVGINQGAMYGLIVVAREEMKEKPVRVNEFRLGLLVTKENRELADECGRVVAGLATPKGLAVEEEFVRIAKREDLATWHRKLY
- the LOC136195243 gene encoding uncharacterized protein isoform X1 is translated as MDVDALKVAIVLLQLFCYNEGKSVVLYVRAKGDGFDAYPKSGSVATNTSLTFFCNRTNETDFQASWLAFFPKRSPSVIDLTKIKPEVGFYVGKNYLQVKTWDEASPHSPTKIACSKGGDNASNKTVGHSSWVTLTTEENNCFYDESKTNVSLTLRFHSAYCRVTGAVVYILRQRPAGSEDPWTTIAEIYDASVTFPNVQTAADLQPMTVYVFQWAYVKPTGVQGHTYETTIETYPNAPRSAPAWVGFYFTVRNDHFYGDDSYTNLTVVFWDANSCENGTCHNEADKILSNRVDFFPVSGGGLQSSVESFTSYAEYKNQSSNGQYVLFGRNWGPYPSAKISLDVSISKQIPNSKPRRSTIFGVTEITGCYLHIYWNAVSGLPRVTYRVDYAPEGHFGADRKNISLTVKDVKASLSLHGAAKQVLVHIRAVREGTAGEPLRYRA